A window from Nitrospinota bacterium encodes these proteins:
- a CDS encoding DUF3536 domain-containing protein, whose translation MSKRYVCVHGHFYQPPRENPWLEMIEVQDSASPYHDWNERINRECYAPNTVSRILNGGGRLKEIVNNFEKISFNVGPTLFGWLEKRDPLTYGRIIAADKASAHRRGGHGSALAQAYNHMIMPLASEHDKKTQILWGIADFAHRFDRPPEGMWLPETAVDKRTLQLMSEAGVKFTILCQRQAASVKERGEKEWKNPASAIDPSRAYTCPLDGEGSISVFFYDGPISQAVAFEGILSSADRFVERIRGGFSDHRTWPQLVNIATDGESYGHHHKFGDMTLAYALHHFEQAHDTVLTNYGEFLDLYPPEAEVHIHENSAWSCAHGVERWKSDCGCRIGGNPGWNQKWRTPLREALDSLKKKLDEVFEMEGKAVFTDPWEARNGYIKVILDRREADRFLAMASGRELSREEKIKALKLLEMQRHGMLMFTSCGWFFDDVSGIETVQILKYACWAMQLCEEVSGVRCEDEFLETLSLAKSNVTVHGDAAQIYQRHVRPDKATLGRVVANYSISKALGQDTQPTMGEAFRITEHGHAGEEHGDNALFLQRARAESLITLEESWFLVATLKLGGTDISCFVKPDGEELAFGTAVTRLFAAWNRRPITEVIRMLDEMFGHGQTYTLKDLFVEQRRKTVSGIMAGQVSRFADTYKSLFWENRRLMDYFIDIGVPIPMELKLVAQYILEKETLSIAADIESQDSLDKLGDIMWDMQKWGIEVELMAVKKELETRLLGRLKETLEKRDLRGVAAITRILLGLTSSGLSIDVWSLQNIFAEIYAERSRKPADPFYGSRELKKLGILLSFAQEEPRGA comes from the coding sequence ATGTCAAAGCGATATGTCTGCGTCCACGGCCATTTTTACCAGCCTCCGAGGGAAAATCCATGGCTTGAAATGATAGAAGTGCAGGATTCGGCCAGCCCCTACCACGACTGGAACGAGCGCATCAACCGGGAATGCTACGCGCCGAACACGGTCTCCCGCATCCTCAACGGAGGCGGGCGCCTCAAGGAAATCGTAAACAACTTCGAGAAAATAAGCTTCAACGTCGGCCCCACCCTTTTTGGCTGGCTTGAAAAGCGCGATCCGCTCACCTACGGCAGGATTATCGCGGCGGACAAGGCCAGCGCCCACAGGAGGGGGGGGCATGGCTCGGCGTTGGCCCAGGCATACAACCACATGATCATGCCGCTCGCCTCCGAGCACGACAAGAAAACGCAAATACTGTGGGGGATAGCCGATTTTGCCCACAGGTTTGACAGGCCGCCGGAGGGGATGTGGCTTCCGGAGACAGCGGTGGACAAAAGGACTCTCCAACTGATGAGCGAAGCAGGAGTCAAATTCACCATCCTGTGCCAGCGGCAGGCTGCGTCGGTGAAGGAAAGAGGGGAGAAAGAATGGAAGAATCCAGCGTCCGCCATCGACCCGTCCAGGGCGTATACCTGCCCGCTGGACGGCGAAGGATCGATATCAGTTTTCTTCTACGACGGCCCGATAAGCCAGGCTGTGGCCTTCGAAGGGATTTTAAGCAGCGCCGACAGGTTTGTCGAAAGGATCAGGGGGGGCTTTTCCGACCACCGGACCTGGCCCCAACTGGTGAATATCGCCACCGACGGCGAATCATACGGCCATCACCACAAGTTCGGCGACATGACACTGGCATACGCCCTTCATCACTTTGAACAGGCACACGACACCGTGCTGACAAATTACGGGGAGTTTTTGGACCTTTATCCGCCCGAAGCGGAAGTCCATATCCATGAAAATTCCGCATGGTCGTGCGCCCACGGGGTGGAGCGCTGGAAGAGCGACTGCGGCTGCAGGATCGGGGGGAATCCCGGCTGGAACCAGAAATGGAGGACCCCATTGCGGGAAGCGCTGGACAGCCTCAAGAAAAAGCTCGATGAGGTCTTCGAGATGGAGGGCAAAGCGGTCTTCACCGATCCGTGGGAAGCGCGCAACGGCTACATAAAGGTGATTCTGGACAGGCGCGAGGCGGACCGGTTCCTGGCCATGGCGTCCGGCCGCGAGCTTTCAAGGGAAGAAAAGATAAAGGCGTTGAAGCTTCTGGAAATGCAACGGCACGGGATGCTCATGTTCACGTCGTGCGGCTGGTTTTTCGACGACGTGTCCGGCATAGAGACGGTGCAGATATTAAAATACGCCTGCTGGGCGATGCAGCTTTGCGAAGAGGTGTCCGGTGTGCGCTGCGAGGATGAATTCCTGGAGACCCTGAGCCTGGCCAAAAGCAATGTGACCGTCCACGGCGACGCCGCCCAAATTTACCAACGGCATGTGCGGCCGGACAAGGCGACACTGGGCCGCGTGGTGGCCAACTATTCCATTTCAAAGGCCCTGGGCCAGGACACACAGCCAACCATGGGGGAGGCTTTCAGGATAACCGAGCATGGCCATGCGGGGGAGGAGCATGGGGACAACGCCCTGTTCTTGCAAAGAGCCCGGGCAGAATCGCTTATCACCCTGGAGGAGAGTTGGTTTCTTGTGGCCACGTTAAAGCTTGGCGGCACGGACATTTCCTGCTTCGTAAAGCCCGATGGGGAGGAACTGGCCTTTGGAACCGCCGTCACCAGGCTTTTCGCCGCGTGGAACCGCCGCCCCATCACGGAGGTCATAAGGATGCTCGACGAGATGTTCGGCCACGGCCAGACATACACCCTCAAGGACCTTTTCGTGGAACAGCGCCGCAAGACCGTCAGCGGCATCATGGCCGGGCAGGTAAGCCGTTTCGCCGACACATACAAGAGCCTGTTCTGGGAGAACAGGAGGCTTATGGACTATTTCATAGACATAGGCGTGCCAATCCCCATGGAACTTAAGCTCGTGGCGCAATACATATTGGAAAAAGAGACCCTGTCCATCGCGGCGGACATAGAAAGCCAGGACTCCCTGGACAAACTGGGCGACATCATGTGGGACATGCAGAAGTGGGGGATCGAAGTGGAGTTGATGGCGGTCAAAAAGGAGCTGGAGACCCGGCTGCTGGGCAGGTTGAAAGAGACTCTCGAAAAACGCGACCTGCGGGGGGTGGCCGCGATCACAAGGATACTCCTGGGCCTGACCTCCTCCGGCCTTTCCATTGATGTATGGAGCCTGCAGAACATTTTCGCGGAAATATACGCCGAAAGGTCAAGAAAGCCCGCCGATCCTTTCTATGGCAGCCGCGAACTCAAGAAGCTCGGAATCCTCCTGAGCTTCGCCCAGGAGGAGCCCCGCGGGGCCTGA
- a CDS encoding CoA-binding protein → MPESCDISKRPPGPEGNPPADVIAGILKSAKTIAVVGLSDKPGRASNDVAAYLMDHGYTIIPVNPALNERGWKGIKAYAKLPEIPGEVDIVDFFMRAELIGGLVDEVIAKGPKVAWLQLGIVNNEAARRLRAAGMTVVQDKCVKIEHRALATDSY, encoded by the coding sequence ATGCCAGAATCGTGCGATATCAGCAAAAGACCTCCGGGGCCGGAAGGGAATCCTCCGGCGGACGTGATAGCCGGAATTCTAAAATCGGCCAAAACCATCGCCGTTGTCGGCCTTTCGGACAAGCCTGGGAGGGCATCCAACGATGTGGCCGCCTATCTTATGGATCACGGTTATACCATCATCCCGGTAAACCCCGCCCTCAACGAGAGAGGCTGGAAAGGGATAAAAGCGTACGCAAAGCTTCCAGAGATACCAGGCGAAGTGGACATTGTGGACTTTTTCATGCGGGCGGAGCTTATCGGCGGGCTGGTGGACGAAGTGATCGCCAAAGGGCCCAAAGTTGCGTGGCTTCAGCTTGGCATAGTCAACAACGAAGCGGCCAGGCGCCTTCGCGCGGCGGGGATGACCGTGGTGCAGGACAAATGCGTCAAGATCGAACATCGGGCCCTTGCCACTGATTCTTATTGA
- a CDS encoding zf-HC2 domain-containing protein, giving the protein MTDKMKCREIFEKISDYIDRDLDPDICGQIEAHIKGCEPCVAFINTLRRAVELYRKEGSPAQDIPRKVSANLREFLKKEIDAGVK; this is encoded by the coding sequence ATGACCGACAAGATGAAATGCCGTGAGATATTCGAGAAAATAAGCGACTATATCGACAGGGATTTAGATCCAGACATCTGCGGCCAGATAGAGGCGCATATCAAGGGGTGCGAACCTTGCGTGGCCTTCATAAACACCTTGCGCAGGGCAGTTGAGCTATACAGGAAGGAAGGATCGCCAGCCCAGGACATCCCGCGCAAGGTGTCGGCGAACCTTCGGGAATTCCTTAAAAAAGAGATAGACGCAGGCGTGAAGTGA
- a CDS encoding protein-L-isoaspartate(D-aspartate) O-methyltransferase codes for MRPWLAIIMFLAVFAPFEQGCHPHMDQTDLRNAKRMMIEAHLKGRGITNADVLAAMESVPREKFVDKAYMSQAYDDNPLPIGSGQTISQPYIVALMTQALTIKKTDKVLEIGSGSGYQAAVLSELAGEVYTIEIHDTLATEAAERLKRLGYSNVAVKCADGYSGWPEHAPFDKIILTAAPGHVPAPLEAQLAEGGRIILPVGGGFIQDLVIGVKKSGVVTYKDITAVRFVPMTGVIEND; via the coding sequence ATGAGGCCATGGCTTGCGATCATAATGTTCCTGGCGGTTTTCGCGCCATTTGAGCAAGGCTGCCACCCCCATATGGACCAGACGGACCTTCGCAACGCAAAACGCATGATGATCGAGGCGCACCTAAAGGGGCGCGGGATCACCAACGCCGATGTGCTGGCCGCCATGGAATCGGTCCCCAGGGAAAAATTCGTGGACAAGGCGTATATGAGCCAGGCATATGACGATAACCCTCTTCCGATTGGCTCCGGACAGACCATAAGCCAGCCGTATATCGTGGCGCTTATGACACAGGCGTTGACCATCAAAAAAACCGACAAGGTCCTTGAAATCGGCTCCGGTTCCGGATATCAGGCTGCTGTGCTCTCCGAACTGGCCGGGGAAGTTTATACAATCGAGATTCATGACACCCTGGCCACGGAGGCGGCCGAAAGGCTTAAGCGGCTCGGCTACTCAAACGTGGCTGTCAAATGCGCCGACGGTTATTCTGGATGGCCGGAACACGCCCCTTTCGACAAGATAATACTAACAGCCGCGCCAGGCCATGTGCCCGCCCCGCTCGAGGCCCAGCTTGCCGAGGGGGGGCGGATTATCCTGCCGGTCGGGGGAGGATTCATCCAGGATCTGGTGATAGGCGTGAAGAAGAGCGGCGTGGTGACATACAAGGATATAACCGCGGTGCGTTTCGTGCCGATGACAGGCGTCATTGAAAACGACTGA
- a CDS encoding sigma-70 family RNA polymerase sigma factor, with translation MATDTANGEAASGAEENKAEDLEFIAQVKAGSFRAFERIVNKYESRVYNHCVKFLNSQEDAEDVLQETFLQVYKSLESFRGESAFSTWLFKIATNGCLMRIRKKKKVDLVSIDKPLEFDGSSLQREIVDWSKNPALMHGNDEIKRLLDTIISSLPEDKRIVLIMKDVEGFSNIEIGQILNMTVAAVKSRLHRARLVLREALTKYFDGTLDMTSAGKIGNER, from the coding sequence ATGGCGACAGATACAGCTAACGGCGAGGCCGCGTCCGGGGCCGAAGAGAACAAGGCCGAGGACCTGGAGTTTATCGCGCAGGTCAAGGCCGGTTCGTTCAGGGCCTTTGAGCGCATTGTCAACAAGTACGAAAGCAGGGTCTACAACCATTGCGTTAAGTTCTTGAACAGCCAAGAGGACGCGGAGGACGTTTTGCAGGAGACGTTCCTGCAGGTGTACAAGTCGCTGGAGTCGTTCCGGGGGGAGTCGGCGTTTTCCACATGGCTTTTCAAGATAGCCACCAACGGATGCCTGATGCGGATCAGGAAGAAAAAGAAGGTGGACCTGGTTTCGATAGACAAGCCGCTGGAGTTTGACGGGTCGTCGCTGCAAAGGGAGATTGTTGACTGGTCGAAAAATCCGGCGCTGATGCACGGGAACGACGAGATAAAGCGCCTGCTGGACACGATCATATCCAGCCTCCCCGAGGACAAACGCATAGTGTTGATTATGAAGGACGTGGAGGGGTTTTCGAACATAGAGATCGGCCAGATACTCAACATGACGGTGGCTGCGGTGAAGTCTCGGCTTCACAGGGCGCGTCTGGTGTTGCGGGAGGCGCTCACCAAATACTTTGACGGGACGCTGGACATGACCAGCGCCGGAAAAATCGGGAATGAACGATGA
- a CDS encoding lytic transglycosylase domain-containing protein, which produces MIKRIFIPLYLIAITVQFALGGIFSANDTMLKEREFDVSLERLEAAQEISGVMHILNVKAVELNSGEKMQLALSIIRQSEDYGHNPFLLLALIEIESGFHLTAVSSQGAMGLMQVRPFVARYLAGEMEIHPLVASRLFDVETNLKVGSFYLKKMTERYGSTRLALEAYNIGPGRLDERLESGEVVVMNFARKVLDAKSRIERLATRETV; this is translated from the coding sequence TTGATAAAAAGGATTTTTATTCCCCTGTACCTTATCGCCATCACTGTCCAGTTTGCGCTTGGAGGCATATTCAGCGCAAACGACACGATGCTTAAGGAAAGGGAGTTCGATGTTTCCCTTGAAAGGCTTGAGGCCGCCCAGGAAATTTCCGGGGTCATGCATATCCTCAACGTCAAGGCCGTCGAGTTGAATTCCGGCGAAAAGATGCAGTTGGCGTTGTCCATAATCCGTCAAAGCGAGGACTATGGGCATAATCCGTTCCTGTTGCTTGCCCTTATTGAAATCGAGAGCGGATTCCACCTGACGGCGGTGTCCAGCCAGGGCGCCATGGGGCTTATGCAGGTGCGGCCTTTTGTGGCCCGTTACCTGGCCGGCGAGATGGAGATACACCCGCTGGTGGCCTCAAGGCTTTTCGACGTGGAGACAAACCTGAAGGTCGGCTCGTTCTACCTGAAAAAAATGACAGAGCGGTACGGGAGCACAAGGCTTGCGCTGGAGGCGTACAACATCGGCCCTGGCAGGCTGGACGAAAGGCTGGAAAGCGGCGAGGTTGTGGTGATGAATTTTGCCCGCAAGGTCCTCGACGCAAAGAGCCGGATAGAGAGGCTGGCCACCCGCGAGACCGTGTAG